A genomic segment from Neodiprion lecontei isolate iyNeoLeco1 chromosome 1, iyNeoLeco1.1, whole genome shotgun sequence encodes:
- the LOC107219364 gene encoding uncharacterized protein LOC107219364 isoform X5 produces MTLPVSSYEELLVQVRGLTHETILLQRQLSSDLFDDANGTDCDLNHNIDFARKNYENEKLLADSCDAVIRQRAENNRRFDFGQCHNHASRSLAERVSPCVRGGSNSGGGLQSGELTARLIAWQNRQLRQSAELPAHCGKPYNEDGSSEEDGGPSGCSRTHRLSSLYHGTWPVERGLWNSQQTGLGNQQSTSTTVHNDIASVMSFSSSVSMGVGCPGGAQEMQGQRRLGAKVDVVYSLLGMLGGAEGREDMSATLLSMSNSTDSCLAMRQSGCLPLLVQLIHAPGQDPETRDRASQAIHNIVHSRGEERAGRREARVLRLLEQLRDYCQSLRTTLAARQPLDDFDRHPGPTIAALMKLSFDEAHRHAMCQLGGLHAVAELIEMDHAAHGSECDDQNCVTLRRYAGMALTNLTFGDGNNKALLCSFREFMKALVAQLRSPSDDLRQVTASVLRNLSWRADSSSKQTLREVGAVVGLTMAAMEGRKESTLKSILSALWNLSAHCSTNKIDICAVEGALAFLVDMLSYKAPSKTLAIVENAGGILRNVSSHVAVREDYRSILRERGCLQVLLRQLRSPSLTVVSNACGALWNLSARCPQDQRMLWDLGAVPMLRSLVHSKHKMISMGSSAALKNLLGARPGSSNLVHLDSTARGLGLPTLPTLVARRQKALEQEIDQNLAETCDNIEPSTSPTNKDDKFGFKVERRYADLDSRSGHSYQMQNGQPGPSSMRFNCVARSESRESVRSITSTHSDTIFERVNRHVLNGVSPTESQAKQQSSSLHAATGFNTGISADSTAKVANSDRKYVLRYKNAFPERQRAVNELSFNDVADLRCTTSTMSWASAADQEAACSQILMRSSIDESSLSNELNNPLIANSDDIKSQYFSEGSGLSSITRSGASLPVTSSQQVDECVHYGNENREIMGAIKKDTTVSKPVDYRLRYTLRDVDQDEKQHSGYFVESEEEFPHSSNIKNPCAEERTQYKTSGLKVCREFNGKDNTVTSTTYESWKSEPSKGLKHSSETSSLNSLDKHANYRLDQASNSSSSISSLTGTVVGDKSAASITQKPSNALEESNNNSMVEAKNDISTLDSVSDVDRSHKFTDHQQEQTSLTFPQYDSLGLLSGFDEHSSLASNSSLRLESFTGNEFLESPAESMSVNNLQPVCTSNMQNQESTLSDQHLSHAESYSVMHNTFVNDVTPNGLTIDDEPKIANDSRLKEYSAISAAGISESDEIGESLNLGIGSILEDREEDTEVNEVDNGSDHLFADVTSEAEAARHKTPFRRNSLQKSPQPVSNLTRYQTSSALDQVDVTGPVSLITETQNFRHSTHDATGGPASLTMETLNFRHPAHDANDTFMGDTENPTREISRIPSLVTELPRCSSAGLEDISNVLEQDAGSNKLDICRNTTKPAFTLSALENEELDLTVENVSDKQESILDVAAKFFVEKIAENVSETTCRPAPSTSGNRVSPEPTTTLQEENVVENQSEDQHVENASTDIPHLIPKNILSENENTTSKIFFDYRVGSENSTNGEGVEEKNSMKLTEYSPGISPSKIEDDIENMNNSEEDNLSDEVTSPTIDPLFSAVERAACNKGDRSKNREETEEEYRRQRDPDAMIASLDRLTATLVQQTEAMRERDSSAMKQSVVSDTWNEDSPNDVSFPSISVSAPLIASFKSDNQEDQTIPNPEYSDELIGTQEVMTDSRIIEQEANKLAAAVNARVAEFDLDAVSMTSMDLDAIKPPSTMGSLVSLTTSLIGPIDTTEHSIVRERCHSASLPPLQLKSQISIDCRNGRKKSLPAGVMAKRALSQYQNHTGSLENLLSETGTTSMSHLENVKPPSMMDELLDAMDMENSMLSVASITSEVADTKDQDSHSLTSSDPIFDLLKPVANILSMTCMRYAESMQVSGNNSLSECLENINPPSLFNEVSEMDESTMEPTSETFCSDTLCIDNELQTEEVCRDREISIDRIEECDNDTDDAATSIPSEYCVSSSAESTPKKWHNKSNLTPKQKRQLAKERYKTYTIAAEMVKKEEEERRKNDHEESKIGKYARGKCSPFSKLTPKQRRQEDRARFQTQVLNNPFPELVAYNATECQTPLADNPESPETEEASSAVKSCIPTLRKLSGGKTIKQKRAENKDRYRTRTLDDEEAQEASKDVDAVISGTHFGDSDASLETMLLITPGEMKTKLEDFVGQGSSSGKPIGEDVLTVSKAQNLTLDDFESEYDSRVRVADGLHKRFGKSQLSEPTAVLSFTSRFNEQKQLSPSKDSLQDLASPAEPESQGNSDSNNESDEESNSANNQSQIPKRPRIVKPGTISRDASVDSNATDKSESESPKTIRGRRKALYFKPTTRKSTPTTSPSKIHNGAVSGIPIGRSNTSPLVRGTRATTLRQTHNPSFPTKHQQKSVANSKIISPSACAVEKRIQGSALTANKTSIPQRGTVFNYSKSTKRHTTPLGSSSASYAFKDDRKEPAIKPLERQGTFTKEEPEVENAPTVLPPCSPNRSKIAKPIKTSPSKIQTPSKSKPITKILQTQQSKFTKANNLDKDQARNSSPTVTYQKRSLIGSPIKNSPSNQSLQSNESARTTKKTNCLGQRSNSNSSIVSNSSTGIQGRRTSKEATSKIASLWKRVEESKTKQRFEKNDTRHWITPANDTIESGNPVVTTKPPTFRLIRSSTFEGVPKDISRNGSPGRPKSNVAKQPAKVTDTQGLSPKYRNSCDLTGMSIAEAHCKIPVKYPELSAGTRNTIQIDDSTVILRKPQTTQPSVDPVEVDPTKRVSRLGSFIRVEPPETEGGNTQMQTYVNSVRTPASAIVPPFNYNPKQSNPVKANISEIDGKLVVTECQMEITTSSMRVTTV; encoded by the exons cTGCCTGCTCACTGTGGTAAGCCGTACAACGAAGATGGAAGCAGCGAAGAAGACGGCGGGCCAAGCGGTTGCTCCCGAACGCACAGACTATCGTCGCTGTATCACGGGACTTGGCCGGTCGAGCGAGGATTGTGGAACAGCCAACAAACTGGCCTCGGAAATCAACAGAGCACGTCAACCACTGTCCACAAC GATATAGCAAGCGTGATGAGCTTCTCCTCGAGCGTGAGTATGGGAGTCGGATGTCCCGGAGGAGCGCAAGAGATGCAAGGACAGAGGAGACTCGGAGCCAAGGTGGACGTTGTTTATAGTTTGTTGGGAATGCTCGGAGGTGCGGAAGGGCGAGAAGACATGAGCGCTACCCTTCTGTCCATGAGTAATTCCACGGATAGTTGTTTGGCGATGAGGCAATCCG GGTGCCTCCCTTTACTGGTTCAACTCATCCATGCCCCGGGCCAAGATCCCGAAACCAGAGACAGAGCCTCGCAGGCTATTCACAACATCGTACACTCGAGAGGTGAGGAAAGAGCTGGGCGACGAGAAGCCAGAGTACTCAGACTCCTGGAACAGCTCAGAGACTACTGTCAGTCGCTGAGAACAACCCTTGCAGCACGACAACCACTCG ATGATTTTGACAGACATCCGGGTCCAACTATAGCAGCCCTGATGAAACTCTCGTTCGACGAAGCCCACAGACACGCAATGTGCCAGTTGGGAGGTCTGCACGCCGTTGCAGAACTGATTGAAATGGACCACGCGGCCCACGGGAGTGAGTGCGACGACCAGAACTGCGTCACACTGCGTAGATACGCTGGTATGGCACTGACCAATCTGACATTTGGTGACGGCAACAACAAAGCACTTCTTTGCTCGTTTAGAGAATTTATGAAGGCACTGGTCGCACAATTGCGGAGTCCTAGCGACGATTTGCGTCAAGTAACTGCTAGCGTGCTTAGAAATCTATCCTGGCGAGCTGACAGTAGTAGCAAACAAACGTTACGCGAGGTAGGAGCAGTCGTCGGACTTACAATGGCTGCGATGGAAGGAAGAAAAGAGTCAACCCTCAAATCCATACTCTCGGCACTATGGAACTTATCAGCTCACTGCAGTACCAACAAAATCGACATATGCGCGGTCGAGGGTGCTCTGGCTTTCCTGGTTGACATGCTCAGCTACAAAGCGCCTTCAAAGACTTTGGCGATTGTCGAAAATGCCGGGGGCATATTAAGAAACGTTTCGAGTCATGTAGCCGTGAGAGAAGACTACAGATCAATTCTCCGAGAGAGAGGCTGCTTGCAAGTCCTTTTGCGCCAGCTAAGATCTCCCAGTTTAACGGTGGTCAGTAACGCGTGTGGTGCGTTGTGGAATTTGTCTGCTCGTTGTCCTCAGGATCAACGCATGCTGTGGGACCTTGGAGCAGTGCCAATGTTACGAAGCCTTGTTCACTCCAAGCACAAAATGATATCAATGGGTTCCAGCGCTGCTTTGAAGAATCTTTTGGGCGCGCGACCTGGTAGTAGTAATCTTGTCCATCTGGATTCAACTGCTAGAGGTTTGGGATTACCAACTTTGCCTACTCTAGTTGCGCGCAGGCAGAAGGCTCTTGAACAGGAGATTGATCAGAACTTGGCCGAAACTTGTGACAACATCGAGCCGAGTACTTCTCCCACAAACAAGGATGACAAGTTTGGATTCAAAGTTGAGCGACGATATGCTGACCTTGATTCTAGGAGCGGGCATTCGTATCAAATGCAAAACGGCCAACCTGGGCCATCCAGTATGCGATTCAACTGCGTAGCTCGCAGTGAGAGTAGAGAGTCCGTTCGTTCCATAACTAGTACACACTCGGATACGATTTTTGAAAGAGTTAATCGGCATGTATTGAACGGAGTGTCGCCAACTGAGTCGCAAGCAAAACAACAATCGTCTTCCCTTCATGCTGCAACAGGATTTAACACCGGAATTTCTGCAGATAGCACTGCTAAAGTGGCTAATTCGGACAGAAAATATGTTCTACGTTATAAGAATGCCTTCCCAGAGAGGCAAAGAGCTGTAAATGAACTTTCTTTCAATGATGTGGCAGACTTACGGTGTACTACTTCTACTATGTCGTGGGCTTCCGCTGCAGATCAAGAAGCAGCCTGCTCTCAGATATTAATGCGATCCTCTATTGACGAGTCTTCATTGTCCAACGAATTGAATAACCCCCTTATAGCTAACAGTGACGATATTAAATCTCAGTATTTTTCCGAAGGATCTGGTTTGTCAAGCATCACAAGATCTGGTGCAAGTTTGCCTGTGACTTCTAGTCAACAGGTGGATGAGTGTGTGCATTATGGAAATGAAAACCGCGAAATCATGGGAGCAATTAAAAAAGATACTACTGTATCCAAGCCAGTAGATTACAGACTAAGATATACTTTGCGCGATGTCGACCAAGATGAAAAACAACATTCCGGTTACTTTGTAGAGAGCGAAGAGGAGTTTCCCCACAGTAGTAATATCAAAAACCCATGTGCAGAAGAAAGGACACAGTACAAAACAAGTGGCCTAAAAGTGTGCAGAGAATTCAACGGCAAAGATAATACAGTTACGAGCACAACTTATGAATCATGGAAGTCTGAGCCCTCTAAGGGTCTGAAACACTCCTCTGAAACAAGCTCGTTAAATTCACTGGACAAGCACGCTAATTATCGTTTAGATCAAGCGTCTAATTCCAGTTCCAGCATTAGTTCTTTGACTGGTACAGTTGTAGGTGACAAATCAGCAGCAAGTATAACGCAGAAACCAAGTAATGCATTAGAGGAAAGCAATAATAATTCCATGGTGGAGGCCAAAAATGATATTAGCACGCTTGACAGTG TTTCAGACGTAGACCGAAGCCATAAATTTACGGATCATCAACAGGAACAAACTTCCCTTACATTTCCACAATATGATTCTCTAGGTTTACTCAGTGGCTTCGATGAACACAGCTCACTTGCAAGCAATTCAAG CCTACGGCTGGAAAGTTTTACCGGCAACGAATTTCTAGAATCACCAGCAGAAAGCATGTCAGTGAATAATTTACAACCAGTTTGTACTAGCAACATGCAAAATCAAGAGTCTACACTTTCAGATCAACATTTAT CTCATGCCGAATCCTATTCAGTGATGCACAATACATTTGTGAATGATGTGACACCAAATGGTCTAACAATAGATGATGAGCCAAAAATTGCTAATGATTCTAGACTGAAAGAATATAGCGCAATATCTGCTGCAGGTATTTCTGAATCTGACGAAATAGGAGAGTCGCTAAACTTGGGAATTGGAAGCATACTGGAAGACAGAGAAGAAGACACCGAAGTCAATGAAGTTGATAATGGTAGCGATCACTTATTTGCTGATGTTACGAGTGAAGCAGAAGCTGCAAG GCATAAGACGCCCTTCAGAAGAAACAGTTTGCAAAAATCTCCTCAACCTGTCAGCAATTTAACACGATATCAGACTAGTTCTGCACTGGATCAAGTAGACGTAACTGGTCCAGTGAGTCTGATAACTGAGACACAGAATTTCAGGCACTCTACGCATGACGCAACTGGTGGCCCAGCGAGTCTGACAATGGAGACCCTGAATTTCAGACATCCCGCACATGACGCTAATGACACATTTATGGGCGATACTGAAAACCCTACCAGAGAGATTTCACGCATACCTTCGCTTGTAACTGAACTTCCTCGCTGCAGCAGTGCAGGACTTGAAGATATTTCAAATGTTCTGGAACAAGATGCAGGGTCAAATAAATTAGAC ATATGTCGGAATACCACAAAACCTGCTTTCACTTTGTCTGCATTGGAGAATGAAGAACTCGATTTAACTGTAGAAAACGTCAGTGACAAGCAGGAATCCATTTTGGATGTTgcagcaaaatttttcgttgaaaaaatagcTGAAAATG TTTCAGAGACAACCTGTCGTCCTGCTCCATCGACCAGTGGTAATCGAGTATCACCTGAACCTACAACAACTTTGCAAGAAGAGAATGTTGTTGAGAATCAAAGTGAAGATCAACATGTAGAAAATGCATCGACCGATATTCCACATTTAATACCAAAGAACATCCtgagtgaaaatgaaaatactacgagtaagatattttttgattatcgcGTAGGTTCGGAAAATAGTACCAATGGTGAGGgtgtggaagaaaaaaattcaatgaaattgacGGAATATTCACCTGGCATTTCACCAAGTAAAATAGAAGATGACATAGAGAATATGAATAACAGTGAAGAAGATAACTTAAGCGATGAAGTGACATCACCAACGATTGACCCTTTATTTTCTGCAGTAGAAAGAGCGGCTTGTAACAAAGGCGATCGTTCAAAGAATCGCGAGGAGACGGAAGAAGAATATAGAAGACAAAGAGATCCAGATGCTATGATTGCTTCGTTGGATCGATTGACAGCTACACTGGTTCAGCAAACAGAGGCAATGAGAGAACGCGATTCTTCTGCTATGAAACAAAGCGTTGTCAGTGATACTTGGAATGAAGATTCGCCAAATGATGTTTCTTTTCCTAGTATAAGCGTGAGCGCACCGTTAATCGCCTCTTTCAAAAGCGACAATCAAGAAGATCAGACCATCCCAAATCCAGAGTATTCTGATGAATTGATCGGCACACAGGAAGTCATGACGGATTCGAGGATAATTGAACAGGAGGCCAACAAACTGGCAGCTGCTGTTAACGCAAGGGTCGCAGAATTTGACTTGGATGCAGTCAGTATGACATCAATGGATCTTGATGCAATAAAGCCTCCGTCTACAATGGGTAGTCTTGTATCACTAACTACGAGTTTGATCGGACCTATCGATACCACCGAGCATTCAATTGTCAGAGAAAGGTGTCATTCTGCTTCACTTCCTCCTTTGCAACTCAAGAGTCAGATATCGATAGACTGTCGAAATGGACGAAAGAAGTCACTTCCTGCTGGAGTTATGGCTAAAAGAGCACTCAGTCAATACCAGAATCACACTGGGAGTCTTGAGAATTTACTGAGCGAAACTGGCACCACCAGTATGTCTCACTTGGAGAATGTCAAGCCACCTTCGATGATGGACGAATTGTTGGATGCTATGGATATGGAAAACAGTATGCTGAGCGTTGCAAGTATTACTTCGGAAGTTGCAGACACCAAGGACCAGGATTCACACAGTTTAACATCCAGCGATCCAATATTTGATTTGCTAAAACCAGTTGCCAATATTTTGTCTATGACCTGCATGCGATATGCGGAATCTATGCAAGTCAGTGGCAATAATAGTCTTAGCGAGTGTCTGGAGAATATAAATCCCCCTTCTCTTTTTAACGAGGTAAGCGAGATGGATGAATCTACAATGGAACCGACCAGCGAAACGTTTTGCAGCGATACTCTGTGCATCGATAATGAACTTCAGACGGAAGAAGTTTGTCGAGATCGTGAAATTTCAATAGATCGAATAGAAGAATGTGACAATGACACCGATGACGCAGCTACTTCCATCCCATCTGAATACTGTGTTAGTAGTTCAGCAGAGTCTACACCAAAGAAATGGCACAACAAAAGTAACTTGACTCCAAAGCAGAAAAGACAATTGGCGAAAGAAAGATATAAAACTTATACTATTGCTGCGGAAATggtgaaaaaggaagaagaggagCGGCGGAAGAATGATCATGAGGAGAgcaaaattggaaaatatgcCCGTGGTAAGTGCTCACCTTTTTCAAAGCTTACGCCTAAACAACGGAGACAAGAAGATAGAGCTCGATTCCAGACCCAAGTGTTGAATAATCCATTCCCTGAACTGGTCGCGTACAATGCTACAGAGTGTCAGACACCATTAGCAGATAATCCAGAGAGTCCGGAAACTGAAGAGGCGTCATCGGCTGTGAAATCTTGTATTCCGACACTCAGAAAGCTTTCAgggggaaaaacaattaagCAAAAACGAGCTGAGAACAAGGATAGATATCGTACAAGGACACTGGATGACGAAGAAGCGCAGGAAGCTAGCAAAGATGTAGATGCTGTAATATCTGGAACTCACTTTGGTGATTCTGACGCCTCTCTTGAAACGATGCTACTTATTACGCCTGGTGAAATGAAAACTAAGCTTGAAGATTTCGTCGGCCAAGGCTCAAGTTCCGGCAAGCCTATCGGTGAAGATGTTTTAACTGTGAGCAAGGCACAGAATTTAACATTAGACGACTTCGAGTCGGAATATGATTCGAGAGTGCGTGTTGCTGATGGACTTCACAAAAGGTTTGGAAAATCACAATTGTCAGAGCCGACTGCTGTGTTAAGTTTTACATCAAGATTCAATGAACAAAAGCAGTTATCTCCGTCGAAAGACTCGCTCCAAGATCTTGCATCACCAGCGGAACCAGAGAGTCAAGGGAATTCTGATTCTAACAATGAGAGTGACGAGGAGTCGAATAGTGCCAACAATCAATCGCAGATACCAAAAAGACCAAGGATCGTCAAACCAGGAACAATAAGTAGAGATGCTAGCGTCGATTCAAATGCTACAGATAAATCTGAATCGGAGAGTCCGAAGACGATCAGAGGACGAAGAAAAGCTCTGTACTTTAAGCCAACTACACGTAAATCAACGCCAACTACTTCTCCTTCAAAAATACACAACGGCGCTGTTAGCGGAATACCGATAGGACGCAGTAATACCTCACCTCTGGTTCGAGGAACAAGAGCGACTACTCTGAGGCAAACGCATAATCCAAGTTTCCCAACAAAACATCAACAGAAATCAGTTGCCAACTCTAAAATCATATCACCGTCTGCTTGTGCAGTGGAAAAACGGATCCAGGGTTCTGCCTTGACTGCAAACAAAACTTCTATTCCTCAGAGAGGGACCGTTTTTAATTATTCCAAATCGACAAAACGCCATACTACTCCTTTGGGTTCTTCTTCAGCTTCGTATGCATTCAAAGATGACAGGAAGGAACCTGCGATCAAACCTCTCGAAAGGCAAGGTACATTTACAAAAGAAGAACCAGAAGTTGAGAATGCGCCAACAGTGCTTCCACCCTGTTCGCCAAACAGAAGTAAAATAGCTAAACCAATAAAAACTTCACCTTCCAAAATTCAGACTCCCAGCAAGTCCAAACCGATTACTAAAATTCTTCAAACGCAGCAGTCTAAATTCACTAAAGCGAACAATTTGGATAAAGATCAAGCTAGAAATTCGTCACCCACTGTTACTTATCAAAAACGAAGTCTCATAGGATCTCCGATTAAAAATTCTCCTAGCAATCAAAGTTTACAAAGTAACGAATCCGCCCGGACTACAAAGAAAACGAATTGCCTGGGCCAAAGGTCTAATAGTAATTCCAGCATAGTGTCAAATTCTTCTACGGGCATCCAAGGTCGTCGGACTTCCAAAGAAGCCACCAGTAAAATCGCGAGCTTGTGGAAAAGAGTAGAAGAGAGCAAGACCAAACAgcgttttgagaaaaatgatacGAGGCACTGGATCACACCTGCCAACGATACCATTGAATCTGGGAATCCGGTTGTTACCACCAAGCCGCCAACATTTCGATTAATTCGGAGTTCTACTTTTGAGGGAGTTCCTAAAGATATCAGCAGAAATGGTTCGCCAGGTAGACCTAAATCTAATGTGGCAAAGCAGCCTGCTAAGGTAACAGATACTCAAGGCCTTAGTCCGAAGTATCGGAATTCGTGTGACTTGACTGGAATGAGTATCGCAGAAGCGCATTGTAAGATCCCAGTCAAATATCCCGAATTATCAGCGGGGACAAGAAACACCATACAGATAGACGATAGCACAGTAATTTTGAGAAAACCACAGACTACTCAACCCTCGGTAGATCCTGTGGAGGTCGATCCCACAAAACGCGTTTCCCGTCTTGGATCGTTCATACGAGTTGAACCACCAGAGACAGAAGGTGGTAACACGCAAATGCAAACGTATGTCAACTCAGTACGTACTCCAGCATCAGCAATCGTTCCACCGTTTAATTACAATCCCAAACAAAGTAACCCGGTAAAAGCAAACATTAGTGAAATTGATGGTAAGCTTGTGGTGACGGAATGTCAAATGGAAATCACTACTAGTTCCATGAGAGTAACTACGGTATAA